In one window of Pseudodesulfovibrio sediminis DNA:
- the murB gene encoding UDP-N-acetylmuramate dehydrogenase, translating to MNSYALVSDLKKRLPSYCVQEDVPLSRLSTWKIGGTADVLVSPETIDDVSSVKRYAFEHGVPIVVIGGGSNILFDDAGFRGVVLRIGQGLSDFTISERGFVHAGAGVWTPSFVYRVARAGFSGCTHAIGIPGTLGGLVVMNGGTSRKGIGDHLVEVTVVRDNGEIVRLTQAECAFEYRSSALQKADGVVVAASFQYEKADKAELRQEMLKTLRGRNRKFPRKQPNCGSVFLSNPKLYQMIGPPGKVIEEAGLKGEHCGAAQISRMHANFIINTGGATSADTLRLIAQVRAAVFSNTGHLLECEVRHLLPSGRMQPAHKSAEQFFPYA from the coding sequence ATGAACAGCTACGCTCTTGTTTCCGACCTCAAAAAGAGGCTGCCGTCATATTGCGTCCAGGAAGATGTGCCCTTGTCACGGTTGAGTACATGGAAAATAGGCGGAACCGCTGATGTCCTTGTTTCTCCTGAGACGATAGACGATGTGTCGTCGGTTAAACGATACGCCTTTGAACACGGTGTCCCGATCGTCGTGATCGGCGGCGGCTCCAATATCCTTTTTGATGACGCCGGTTTTCGCGGTGTCGTGTTGCGTATTGGGCAAGGACTCTCTGATTTCACCATAAGTGAGCGCGGATTCGTTCACGCTGGCGCGGGTGTATGGACGCCTTCTTTTGTCTATCGTGTGGCGCGTGCGGGCTTTTCAGGTTGCACCCACGCCATAGGCATTCCTGGTACGCTGGGAGGGCTTGTGGTCATGAATGGCGGGACAAGCCGAAAGGGCATCGGCGATCACCTTGTTGAAGTGACGGTCGTCAGAGATAACGGCGAAATCGTACGACTGACGCAGGCTGAGTGCGCTTTTGAATACCGGTCTTCGGCTCTGCAAAAAGCAGATGGAGTCGTTGTTGCCGCTTCGTTTCAATATGAAAAGGCGGACAAGGCCGAACTCCGACAGGAGATGCTGAAAACGCTTCGAGGTCGCAACAGGAAATTTCCGCGCAAGCAGCCGAATTGCGGTTCTGTCTTCCTCAGCAACCCAAAGCTGTATCAAATGATAGGTCCTCCCGGAAAAGTGATCGAGGAGGCGGGGCTGAAAGGAGAACACTGCGGCGCCGCTCAGATTTCAAGAATGCATGCCAATTTTATCATCAATACGGGTGGAGCCACTTCGGCTGATACGTTGCGTTTGATTGCTCAAGTCCGTGCAGCTGTGTTTTCAAACACAGGGCATCTGCTGGAATGTGAAGTCAGACATCTTCTCCCTTCCGGACGTATGCAACCCGCCCACAAAAGCGCGGAACAATTTTTTCCATATGCGTGA